One window of Acidobacteriaceae bacterium genomic DNA carries:
- a CDS encoding glycosyltransferase family 39 protein produces the protein MISTTAVPSPSSPTRGTLAAPRSWRFSSLALITLPWLILYLGGIFTPGLLDDVDSVYIEVAREMLLRHDYVTPFVDGIRFFDKPPLMYWLAAGSMHIFGIHDWAARLPLALGVLALLFAVYALGIRLFAAVSPTHAPDRGGLYAALAMALSIGPWLYTRFYIPDILIALWMTLAVHLFLMALDRTRIPTNPGAPRTTVPPGAPFMRSLIAHEWVRTLSQSPLLPMLGFAAVVALSVLTKGLIGLVFPILFAILYLAITRQLKLLTKLSLLPATLAFLAIALPWHILAALCNPAIAMPSGVGLPPRAGWAWFYLYNEHIARFLGRRIPHDYGQVPIPLFWLLLVLWLFPWAAFLPTAVISAVKHLRDRHARNHPPTIPRQRTFIPFRLTEALTALLLWAGIILGFFTISSRQEYYHLPALPALALLVGGLLAAADDHFFTNYPFYADPLRRTLRASLWFLVPIGTLLFLICGYFALFSPRPAAGVTLNDLLSSNPALYNLSLGHIFDLTGSAMGFFRWPLSIVAVSALVLGPIQHLVRRSAVGKPPHPLGPRSRTFAANLVLAAATTGILLAAHQGYVRFNPILGSKDIALAINAQKRPGDLILIDGELTSGSSLLFYTCEPAFLVNGHVNGPWFGSFWPDAPQIFLTDADLTRLWSGPHRIFLLTYHPTEREHFLAPQGPVHDLADSGGKTLLSNR, from the coding sequence GTGATCTCAACCACCGCAGTTCCGTCCCCCTCAAGCCCCACACGAGGCACCCTCGCTGCGCCCCGTTCCTGGCGCTTCAGCTCCCTCGCGCTCATCACCCTCCCCTGGCTCATCCTCTATCTCGGCGGCATCTTCACCCCCGGCCTTCTCGACGACGTCGACTCGGTCTACATCGAAGTCGCCCGCGAGATGCTCCTCCGCCACGACTACGTCACTCCCTTCGTCGACGGCATCCGCTTCTTCGACAAGCCGCCCCTCATGTACTGGCTCGCCGCCGGCTCCATGCACATCTTTGGCATCCACGACTGGGCCGCACGCCTCCCACTCGCCCTCGGCGTCCTCGCTCTCCTCTTCGCCGTCTACGCGCTAGGCATCCGCCTCTTCGCCGCCGTCTCCCCCACGCACGCGCCCGACCGCGGCGGCCTCTACGCCGCACTCGCGATGGCGCTCTCCATCGGCCCCTGGCTCTACACCCGCTTCTACATCCCGGACATCCTCATCGCCCTCTGGATGACCCTCGCCGTCCACCTCTTCCTCATGGCCCTCGACCGCACTCGAATCCCCACCAATCCGGGCGCCCCGCGGACCACCGTCCCCCCGGGTGCCCCATTCATGCGCAGTCTCATCGCGCATGAGTGGGTTCGCACGCTCTCACAATCCCCACTCCTGCCCATGCTCGGCTTCGCCGCCGTCGTCGCCCTCAGCGTCCTCACCAAGGGCCTCATCGGCCTCGTCTTCCCCATCCTCTTCGCGATCCTCTACCTCGCGATCACCCGCCAACTCAAACTCCTCACCAAGCTCTCGCTCCTCCCCGCCACTCTCGCCTTCCTCGCCATCGCTCTCCCCTGGCACATCCTCGCCGCGCTCTGTAACCCTGCCATCGCCATGCCCAGCGGCGTCGGCCTCCCACCACGCGCCGGCTGGGCCTGGTTCTACCTCTACAACGAGCACATCGCGCGCTTCCTCGGCCGCCGCATCCCCCACGACTACGGCCAGGTCCCCATCCCGCTCTTCTGGCTCCTGCTCGTCCTCTGGCTCTTCCCCTGGGCGGCTTTCCTGCCCACCGCGGTCATCAGCGCCGTCAAACACCTTCGTGACCGCCACGCGCGCAACCATCCTCCCACCATCCCCCGCCAGCGCACTTTCATCCCCTTCCGCCTCACCGAAGCCCTCACCGCCCTACTGCTCTGGGCCGGCATCATCCTCGGCTTCTTTACCATCTCCTCGCGGCAGGAGTACTACCACCTTCCCGCACTCCCCGCGCTCGCGCTCCTCGTCGGCGGCCTACTCGCCGCGGCCGACGACCACTTCTTCACCAACTATCCCTTCTACGCCGACCCACTCCGCCGCACCCTCCGTGCCTCCCTTTGGTTCCTCGTTCCCATCGGCACTCTCCTCTTCCTCATCTGCGGATACTTCGCCCTCTTCTCACCGCGCCCTGCCGCCGGCGTCACGCTCAACGACCTCCTCAGCTCCAATCCCGCGCTCTACAACCTCTCGCTCGGCCACATCTTCGATCTCACCGGCTCCGCCATGGGCTTCTTCCGCTGGCCCCTCTCCATCGTCGCTGTCTCTGCGCTCGTTCTCGGCCCCATCCAGCACCTCGTCCGCCGTAGCGCCGTCGGCAAGCCACCCCACCCGCTTGGCCCGCGGTCACGCACCTTCGCGGCCAACCTCGTGCTTGCCGCCGCCACCACGGGCATCCTCCTCGCCGCCCACCAGGGCTACGTCCGCTTCAATCCCATCCTCGGCTCCAAAGACATCGCCCTTGCCATCAACGCCCAAAAGCGTCCCGGCGACCTCATCCTCATCGACGGCGAGCTGACCTCCGGCTCATCCCTGCTCTTCTACACATGCGAGCCCGCCTTCCTCGTCAACGGCCACGTCAACGGCCCATGGTTCGGCAGCTTCTGGCCCGACGCCCCCCAAATCTTCCTCACCGACGCCGACCTCACCCGCCTCTGGTCCGGCCCCCACCGCATCTTCCTGCTGACGTACCACCCCACCGAGCGCGAACACTTCCTCGCCCCCCAAGGCCCCGTCCACGACCTCGCCGACTCAGGCGGCAAAACGCTGCTCTCGAATCGCTAG